In Sphingopyxis macrogoltabida, the sequence GATCCTGCTGCAACTGACCTATACCGGCGAAGTGATGGGCAATGTATCGGGCGGTGTGCGCAAGGGCGCGCGCTATCTCGACAATCTCGACATCGTGTTCGAGGCCGATCTGGAAAAGCTCGCCGGCTGGACGGGCGCCCAGCTCCATCTCTACGGCCTCTACAACAACGGCCGCTCGATCGGCGCGCTGGCGGGCGACACCCATGGGGTGAGCAATATCGAGACCGGGGTTTCGGCGCTGCGGCTCTACGAGGCATGGATCGACCAGAAGATCGGCGAGCGCGTGTCGGTGAAGGCGGGTCTCTACGACCTCAATTCGGAGTTCGACTCGCTCGACGCCGCGGGGCTGTTCGTCAGCAGCCCGCACGGGATCGGGACCGACTTCGCGCAAAGCGGCCGGAATGGCCCGTCGATCTTTCCAAGCACCTCGCTCGCCGCCCGCTTTCAGGTCGAACCGGCCGACGGCTGGGCGGTGCGCGCCGCGGTGCTCGACGGCGTGCCCGGCGATCCCGACCGTCCGCGACGGACCGCGATCAAGCTCGGGAATGGCGACGGCGCGTTGCTGGTCGGCGAGGTGCAAGCGCCGCTGAAGGGCGGCAAGCTGCTGCTCGGGCACTGGCAATATACGGCGTCGTTCGAACCGAACGACGGCGGCGCCGCGGCGAAAGGCAATAGCGGCACCTATTTGCGCGGCGAGATGCCGATCGTCGTGCAGGGCGAACGCCGCGCCGATCTGTTCGCACGGGTCGGCACGGCAAAGGGCCGGTTCAACATGTTCGACGGCTTTGCCAGCGGCGGGATCAAGTTCGCCGGCTGGATCCCCGGCCGCGAGGAAGATGAATTCGGCCTCGCCGTCGCCGCAGCCTTCACATCGGACAGCTATCGCGCG encodes:
- a CDS encoding carbohydrate porin → MLTPALALAFSGAPAGDAPAPHAGGHAPHGHTHAGGEIDEDHGPILLQLTYTGEVMGNVSGGVRKGARYLDNLDIVFEADLEKLAGWTGAQLHLYGLYNNGRSIGALAGDTHGVSNIETGVSALRLYEAWIDQKIGERVSVKAGLYDLNSEFDSLDAAGLFVSSPHGIGTDFAQSGRNGPSIFPSTSLAARFQVEPADGWAVRAAVLDGVPGDPDRPRRTAIKLGNGDGALLVGEVQAPLKGGKLLLGHWQYTASFEPNDGGAAAKGNSGTYLRGEMPIVVQGERRADLFARVGTAKGRFNMFDGFASGGIKFAGWIPGREEDEFGLAVAAAFTSDSYRAATGASASEIAIEATYRAPLTSWLTLQPSLHYIRRPSADPTIPDALVIGLRAETSFSPIGF